The DNA sequence actttaatatcatttggcaacttgccatgcatgccaccaaccaggtgaagaaggaactcatcttcttaccaccaaccaggtcatgaaatgtgatgaaaggtgatgaaggaactcaccttcgtaccaccaaccaagtgatgaaagcaactcaccattcattccacctactagaagacgagtgttacaacttgtacatgtgaactcctagcattcacaaataatcaaaaacccttaagcttgacaactcaactaggggagcacttgtACCCaataagagttatagtcactaacaaagtcttattgcaagccaacggtaacttcagtgcatggcatacgaagatcaagctattcagccctcttgcatctgcttcagacatttcccctctgtaacaatgcaaacactacaatttgtagaaagcttcacacactcttgatcaagacagtgtgaaacaaaaccaatttatggtgccaacaagagcttcatcaatggagggcaaccacaattctcaaaagcttcacacactcttgatcaagacagtgtgaaacaaaaccaatttatggtgctaacaagagcttcatcaatggagggtaatcacaattcttaaaagcttcacacactcttgatcaagacggtgtgaagcaaaaccaatttatggtgctaacaagagcttcatcaatagagggcaaccacaattctcaaaagcttcacacactcttgatcaagatagtgtaaagcaaaaccaatttatggtgccaacaaaagctttatcaatggggggcaaccacaattctcaaaagcttcacacactcttgatcaagacagtgtgaagcaaaaccaatttatggtgctaacaagagcttcatcaaaggagggcaaccacacttctcaaaagcttcacacactcttgatcaagacagtgtgaagcaaaaccaatttatggtgccaacaaaaccttcatcaatgaagggcaattacaactcgtagaaagcttcacacactcttgatcaagactgttcgaatcaaattcaatttatatggttaatccaaaccttcgactactacaaggtgtggcttgcatcacaatctctttcttaatagtgtggaagcaaaatttgtatatgttgactctctcatattttcaaatttctaattttcccaaaaaaaaaaacaaaaaggaaattgggaaattcaacaaagcttcaccacaaaagcttcatcaatggaggacaattacaaattctcaaaagcttcacactatcttgatcaagatagtgtgaagcaaaatcaattcatggtacccaacaaagcttcaccacaaaagcttcaccaacaaaagcttcatcaatggaggacaactacaaattctcaaaagcttcacactatcttgatcaagatagtgtgaagcaaaatcaattcatggtacccaacaaaagcttcaactccaaagcttcacccataaaagcttcacccacaatagcttcacccataaaagcttcaccaacaaaagcttcacccacaaaagcttcatccaccacaaaagcttcacccacaaaagtttcacccaccacaaaagcttcacctgcaaaagctttacccacaatgcttcacctacaaaagcgtcacccataaaagcttaacccacaaaagcttcacccaccacaaaagcttcacccataaaagcttcaccaacaaaagcttcaccaacaaaagcttcacccacaaaagcttcccccatcacaaaagtttcacctacaaagcttcaacacaaaagcttcacctacaaaagcttcacactatcttgatcaagatagtgtgaagcaaaatcaatttatggtacccaacaaagcttcaacctcaaagcttcacctataaagcttaaaatatatatatatatatatattttcggaaatttaaaaattcaaaaattcggaaattcgaaaattcaaaaattcaaaaatttgaaaatttgaaaattaaaaaaaaaaaattgcctaggcctcctcttctttgggcctaacaactttcataacaaatatatatgaaggaggagttttgggctaccacttagaaaggaaaatggtgaagttttgttactttggaaacttggctactagcaagacacctccttcatcaactccctcgacaggagacttgggagactcctaccatatgctgctgtaccttgatactcagaagtctcatgaccacttaatgacttggattttttcaagtctccaaccgagaagttttcctcactcaggaaattaggtgagcactacctcaacctacatgcttcactcataaagcttcaacatacaagcttcaacaaaaggaaaaattcaaagaacttagtgaagaaggcattggtgtatttaacacaatacgttgaaatgaagcaaagcttgtttattgatatctccgataagttacaaatatgtacatatatatgaatcaaaataaacaaacaagaatgagcgttcacaaatgttgctcaggagaagtctcagcagtcggcagagccccagaaagatgaggcaccagatggtgattattcggagcctcagtactaggcagaaccccagaaggaggaggcaccagaggttgatcatttggagcttcattacgcggtacagccccagaagacgaaggcaataaatgcctttggaacaaaacctctgatgatcaagtaaaatctgaccatcagattcctgcagctggtcgagcttcctcttcatgtttgtaacatagtcatgtgcgagcttgtgcaattgtttattctcatgcttgagtcgTCTGATCTCCTGTtggagacttatcacttcagtcgccaataattcaacttggtgggttcgagcaaataggcgttgggccatattagacacagaacctgcacactgaacattgagagccagagaatcattaacagccaacttatcaaaccgtttggaaagtagtctgttatctttgagagtgagaaggttcctggccaccaccgtagcggtcatatcatcattcatcacagagtccccaacggtaagaggactagtaagggataagaaggatgggcgccatatgttgtcttgagaaggcatggctgcctcttcaccaaagttcaagtcaaaacgacggtcggatgggccagacattctcagaaatgatgaaggagaaatgaggtgcaataaatctctgaagtaaggggaaaattcctacaagcaataactctctgaatgtactttttgcacacaattggtgccttataaaagaaagggcaacagggccgttggttcaaaaatcgaaaaggcaccactttccggattccgaagaggcaccactttccacatgcaacatcagctcatcgggtaccacagataactttgccaaagatctctgacaaagtttagacacataaattttgaaggtccagctaccctactattacctacaagggtaaaggaacaacaccactgcttgataactggaaagtcgctatgtgtgtcaacctccgtgcttcgtggcaaggcaaactggcaaaaatgcccaacctttacttacattcgagaaaacactcctaacaagattgctttctcaaaaatcgaagaggcacagctctccgaatctcgagagccagactcccaaaaggattacttgctcaaaaatcgaagaggcacatctATCCGAATCGAAAAGGCACatctatccgaatctcgagaaccagactcatcttcaacatcttatgcttccagagaagataccacatctgcctgaggaacagatagggcaagtgagaatgatacaaggaagcatgtggagacaagcgtaataaaacatgtgccgatacatccactactttgtcaacagcaaaagtatcccatatcattagggtcgaacatactctagcttttatggacttgttttgaccctcaaattcttgagttggctttatactctggaggaaaccaaaaaaccctccagcccaattcaagaataagcctatggaaagttacttcttcaaaaacaaaagtatctcatatcatttcttccctatttgcttctccttatccttgttgttgtttacgacacaaggagaaggagaacaatcaaccggaagtagaagtcgaacctccgatccaggttgcttgcttggaagcctaattgcttaccttgtctgttaccttattcggtaaatctcctagctcggcgacttgggggactcctaccacatgatttgtatcgcgcttgaccaagcatgaaactacaagtaagcttcaagtgaaattgatacattaccctgtgcatctccaccggttaaagataccacccttggatggaggaaaattACTTCTAAAGaatatgccacatctacctatgagacagataagccaagtgaagacgataccacacttcggtacttagaagtttcgtgattactcaatgacttggatcttgcaagtccccaatcgatgagcttccctcactcgggaacttagaagagcactgtttgtaccatacttgaccaatcctgaaactactgagcaccggtcaacgttataccgtcaatgacccagaagagtttccctccaaccaggaggccaatcacagcgtgacacgtgtcgacatcagaagccaatcatagcgcgacatgtgtcaacatcaggaGCCAATCATAAcccgacacatgtcaatgtcagaatgaaactagaaactctcttctataaatagagatcattctctcacaatatttcctaatgtcatttgtactaaatcagtcactagtactcacaaaaagagagcttgaacctatgtacttatgtaaacctttcacaattaatgagaactcctctactccgtggacgtagccaatctgggtgaaccacgtacattttgtgtttgcttccttgtctctatccataTACATAcgtatccacactagtgactggagcaatctagcgaaggtcacaaactagacactttctgttgtaccaaagtcctcactaattttgtgcatcaagaccaagcatgatcacccctgaatACATATGGTCCCCTATCACGGATATACCATGCAGAACCATATGCATAATCTAATAAtataggcagtgatcacccatcgtagatataccaagcatgatcacccataACAGTCCACCATTGCAGATATACCAAACAGGATTGTATTCTGtagctctaggtagtgatcacccattgcggatataccaagcatgatcactcctagaatgcgtatACCACTATTACTTGGTGCAATCAGCTTAGCAAACTATCTACCCATACCTTAACCCCTATGAGTTACAACGTAGTTACCTACACCATCAACTTCGCATGGCCACCAACAAATATGTCACACTAGCCTAAGTTCTACATCATACTTCTAATAAGATTCTAGGCTCACATTGTCATAAAAATAGTCATACACATcattcacattattaaaaagttaattaaaTCCACATATATCACAACCATCATCAGtacacaagccaaatcatgtttaataaacataggtctatggctaaatatataaaaataacatttcaatagaaatcatatttataaaaccaattcatattcacaaaggatactaatataagaaattaaggtaataaccatatcccatatattcaagtcactctctaaccaatgtgggtccactagacttcacttagTCTCTGGTAGTACCAATTATAGTATCTAGAACGTTTcaagacatgttgaccaaaagtcaactctcggtCAACGGTAGAGTCAACAATTCTACTTAATTTAATCCAAAAGATCCGCCCATCGGATTTCGAATTCGTAACTTCCTAAGATCCTCATTATGCTAATagaacatcatactaaagtCTCACTACGATCCGACGGTCGGATCTTTGCCAATCACAATTTCCGGTGGCggttaatgttttattttacgaatttacaaatccaattcgagaagatccgtacgttggattcccgatccgtaagttcctatgatcctcaaatattatgtactataatgtagtaaagtttggtgatgatccaacgatCGGATCATCGATTCATTTAATGTCCAAGTGGCGGTCTCTATCAAAACTATAGCTTAGGATGATTCTTGGAAGAATGCTATGCAGGCTGAGCTAAATAGGATTGAAAAGAATCATACATGGATGCTGGTATATAGGCCCTCTAGCAAACTTGTCATAGGTGTGAAATGGGTGTACAAGACTAAGTTGAACCTAGATGAGACAATACAAAAGAACAAAGCTAGATTGGTTGCAAAAGGTTATTCACAGAAGCCAGGTATTAACTTTAATGAAATCTTTGCACCAGTTACCAGGATAAACACCATAACAACATTGATAACTCTTGCAGCTCAAAAGGAATGACAACTATTTCAATTGGATGTAAAGTCTATTTTTCTTAATGGTGTACTCAAGAAAAAGGTTTATGTTGATCAACTTCAGTGATTTGTCATTTAAGGCAAGAAGGATAAAGTGTACAAGTTGAATAAGGCATTATATGGCCTTAAGCAAACTCTAAGGGCTTGGTACGATGAAATTGATTCCTATTTTACTAAGGCTAGTTTTCAAAAGAGTCCAAGTGAAGCCAACCTTATACACCATGGTTGAAAACTCAAGAGTTCTCATTATCtttctatatgttgatgacattgtgTACATTGGAAGTAGTGTTACAATGCTTGAGGAGTTAAAAATGACATGATGCAACATTATAAGATGACAAATTTGGGCTAGTTGCACCATTTCCTTGGTATGAGAGTTATACAAACAAAGAAGAGCATTTTTATTCATCAGAAAAAGTATGCAATGAAACTGTTAGAGAGATTTGGCCTAAAAGGCTGCAAATCTGTTGGAATCACTTGCAGCAAATGACAGGTTATTCAAGAATGATGGAAGTGAGGCTACAAATGAGTTTGAGTATAGAAAATTGGTAGGAAGTTTGTTATACCTTACTGTCATTGACCAGACATTATGTTTGGTGCTAATCTCTTGGCAACATCCATGCATGATCCAACCAAGAAATACATGAGAACAACAAAAAAAGAACTAAGATACATTCAAGGTATTTTGGATTTTGGCATTGAATATGTGAAGGGAAAATCAGCTTTTCTTATTGGATATTGTAATAGTAATTGGGTTGGCAGTGATGATGACATCAGGGTATGCCTTTAATATGAGTTCAGGTGTGTTTTCTTAGGCTTCAATTAAGTAAAGGACAGTTGCACTATCCACTGTagaggctgaatatgtgagTGCAACATAAGCAACTTCACCAGCTAAGTGGTTGAGGTTTGTTTTAGAAGACTTTGAGGATGAAGTTGAACCTACATTGATAATGTGGAATAATACTTCAGCAATAGCAATGGCCAAGAATCCAGTATTTCACTAACAAGGGACACCAGTAGGAAATTTCACTTCATTAGGGAAGAAATTCAAGAGAAGGAAATTGAGCTTGTTTACTGGAAATCCGGAGAACAAATGGTTGATATCTTGACCAAGGCACTACCAAAGGAAAAGTTCAACTACTTCAGAGGAATGTTAGGAGTCAAATTAGCTGCCagcttagaagggagtgttggtGCTTAAGCTTCTGCAACTGCATTTAATCCAAgtttcttgttttttctttcaattttgaaGTGTTTGTTCTTAGTTTGTAATGTagggttgagattaaaacaaaGCTAATAGGCTAGATGTGTGCCACATGTAACAACAACTTAATTATAGGTGAGCATGTGGTGTGCACGTGAGTGTGTAAGTTGGATGAGTGTGTGCACCTCTAATGGCTATACCACCCAAACACTCATTTTAACGAGTGAATTGAATCGGGTTAACAAACATTCACCTCTTTCCCTACACAAATCATGAGGCATTGAGAAGTTAATTGATGTTCAAACCATGAACATTCACTTTATATTGTTTCCTTATGTTTTAACATGTTAAAGGATGTGCATAACATACATTGCTGGTTTAAACCAACCGTATTTTTCATATAATATAATCAATACATTGTGTGACACTACTTATAGATATCTGCACtcaaataatataaatttgaagAAACATTTGAACATAGGTGCATGTATATGATCTTTCTCATGATGATACAACAATGTCCACATTTTACCAATACTCGTTAGCACCTACTAAAACATTATTATAACAAGgataaaaatttagaattttctgccaatttgaaaagaaattggTTGGTGGTGTTCTGTCTTATCTGGCATGtgtatgtgtttgtgtgtgtgggCACGGAGAAAAATAAATCTAATGATTCAGTCAAACTTTGGAAAACTCCTCATTTGTTAGAGAATCGGCTATTTTCTTAGAGAGACAGTAAGCAATTGATTGGATGGTAATGATGGGATTGACACCAACAGCAATGGGAATAACACTACCATTTCAAATGAATAGGCCTTCTGCTTCCTAGCTCTCCCCGTTCTCATCAACAACACCTTCTTTTGCTTTGATTCCCATTCTACAGCTCCTCATCTGATGTGCTGAGGAATAGGTTGTCCAATTCTCTACTAATGATTGCGGCCTTTCATCTGCAGTAACCATGTCAAAAAAATCCTCCAGTTTCTCAGTATCAATCCATTTACATTTGAGTCTCAGCCCATCAATACGATGTGTGCCAACTTCAATTGCTCCTACTGCTATCAAAATCCTAAGTGACTACCTTAGGCCTTCCTTCATGTTCTCTCTGTTTAAGGTAGAAAACTCATAGCTTACTCTTCCCCCCTTCGTAACAACCCTAGAACCCCAATCTCTAATAATTGAAATCAAGTGGACAGTTCTTGAAAACTTCAGCATTCTATTCTTTATGTCTTCCCCAAACTCCCAAGGGCACAAAGCAGAAAATGTTCCCAGCCCTAATGTCGGTGTTTCTATGATTGCTTTTGCCTTAGAGTCTGCTGATACCACCTTATGCACTGATGTAATTATTCCATCCTCATAGTTTTTACCTTTGAACTCTAAATTTAAGTCGGGGAAGTACCCCCAGGCCATTAAAACAGGGTGGAGATGAAGATTTCGACCAATATTCTTGTTTTTCAATCCACTAGAGAGCATTAAATGGGGTGTCAAAAGAGCTCCACAAGCTGAGACTGTAACTTTAGCCTCAATTTGCAGCCTCTTTGTAATGATATTGCTCAAAGCTTTTGCCATTACCTCTAagcatttctttttccttttacttTCACTTTTGCCGGTTTCCAATACAAATTTCTCGGCTTTACATCCAGTTAAGATCACTGCACCATGATCCACTGCATCCACTAGCCATGTAGAATCAGTCCcctttttctctcctttcttgCAGCCATAACCACAAGATCCACAATAATGCTTCTCTGAAGAATTTCGAGGCACAATATCAACTTCAAAGCCTAAATTCTCACACCCTTTTCTTAGTACTTGATTTTGAAACCCTTCTTCTATACAATTCTCAGTAACACCAATTCTCTCACACACGGTATCCATTGCAGAAAGATACTCCCGTCCCCAGCAAAACTTGATCTTATTATCCTAATTCCATTCCTGAAACACATAATCTGGTGTTTTAATACAAGCTGACCAATTAATAGCAGAGCCATCACCAACCGTTGATCTGACTTGAAGTATAATTTTTCCATCAGCAGTTACAATAATGCCTCCTGCTTCATACAGCTGATCATGGGAAGGAGCTTCCAAAGAAGAGTAATCTAAATGAGTGAAGTAGTTTCCTTTTTCGAGAACGATGACTTTGTGGCCTGAGCTTGCAAGAACAACAGCTACAacacatcctccacagccagagCCAACAACTACAACATCACGTTTGATGTTGTAAATGTTTTTTGTGGAGTTATATATGACTTGGAGGCCTTTCTGTTCAAGGGAATTCAAAAGAGTGGTATCAGTTTCAAGCATTGTTTCTATTATTCCATTCTGAAGAGGCCTCTCTTGTTCTTGCACTTTTGAAGGGTTCTTAAGATCCCCCTGATCATCAGATTCTACATGGTATCCAATGGCTTGCCATATTGAGTTTTCTGCATTTTCATTGACCTGTGAGAAGAGATTAAAGATTGAAAAGTTTAGGGATTGTTTGGTATTCAGTTTGAAACTAAATTATAGTTTTCAAGAATAATGAATGTTACTAAACTACATAATATTCATTCCAAAAGAATACCAAACATGGTTTTAAGCTATCTCAAATGCTTTGAAACTACTCTAAAATTAAATATGGGGATTTTGCCTAGCACAACTCATGGGATTTAAATCCATAATTACTGGAaagttttgttattttctgaCATCAGTAGGTCAACATTCATATAACTCACCTATAGGAAAAAACTATATACACAAGAACAATTAATGGTCATATGCTTTTTCTCAAGTGGCATGGCATGAGTAGGGATAGGAGGATAAGGATTCAAATACAAACTTACACATGACCTCCATGAAATAAAAAGAACAATAAATAACCATCCAAGAATTCTACAAGCTCACACATGATCAGTTAGTCTAGTTCTTTTTATAATACAAGTCTTCATTTAGTTGGAGGAGGTCTTATGTATGACACATGAAAATATGAAGgtaatatatatacaaatatatatatatatatatatatatgggtggATCCATGGCACCACTTTTTTCACAAACTTTTGACACAAGTTTATGTGGGGTCCACTCTGGAATGTATTTTAACGATCTGAACCATCTATCTTTTAGAAAATCATTCATCGATCattaaaaattagacaaataaaAAACCATTAAGATATTCATTTGTAGTAAAGAAAATGGACAAATACGATTCTAAAAAGAAATCCTAAACCCTTAATCCAAAAGTCATATGATTTCagatttggtaattttttgtaTAGATGATCTTTGAAGGAGGACCTAAAAGATAGACGATTAGGATCGTTGAAATAAATTACAGAGTGGGCCACCTAAAAACTTGTGTCAAAAGTTGTGTGAAAAAAATTTGGTGTCACGGATCCGCCCTATATATATAGGGTTAGGATTGGGAGACCCATTTTTATGCACACTTTGTAGGGTCTATTCtgtaacttttttcaatgatctgaATTGTCtgtatttcaattcttcattcatagatcattcctacaaaaattagacaaatgaAAACATTTAGACGTCCAATTGCAATAAAGAAAATGGATGAATACGGTTATGCAAAGAAATACTAAAAGACTATCATCTAATTCACCGGTCGTATTGTTTCGGATTTGAATGACTTTTGTAGACATGATTTGaggaaaaccctaaaaaaagtatgatgatgcacaaaattagtgaggactttgatacaactgtcaagtttgtgaccttcgctagattgctccggtcactagtgtggataagtatgtaaatggataaagacagggaagcaaacacaagatgtacgtggttcacccagattggctacatccacgaagtagaagagttctcattaattgtgaagggtttacacaagtacataggttcaagctctcctttagtgagttctagtgaatgatttagtacaaatggcattagggattattgtgggagaatgatctccttttatagaagagagtttctagctttgttctgacattgacacgtgtcgtgttgtgattggcctctgatgttgacacgtgtcgcgctgtgattggcttttgatgtcgacacgtgtcgcgctatgattggcctcctggttggagggaaactcttctgggtccttgatagcataacgttgaccggtgctcagtagtttcaggattggtcaagtatggtacaaacaaagtagacagtttggatcgttgaaatactCTATATATTCATGTTAGTCCTCCTCCTACAGATTAGAGAAAATTACCAATAGACCGAAGACTAATTGGTATACTTGATTCCGGGATTAGGTATCGTTCCCGCATGAAACTCCCTTTCTCACGAGATAATATGTTTTAGGGAGACAATTAATATCAAACTAAGTTTAAGGGCTTAATACTAGCTTGTAAGGATATAAATACAGGTCttacttaaaaaattatatatgtattGTAAGGGCATATAACGAGTTGAGCCACTTCCTTTATAGAGAGATTTTTAAATGTCTGCAACATGGAGCACATATGCATATGTCAATAAATAGGTGGAGGGACACTTGAACTATAAGATCCCtccatttgtaattttttgaaattcttaaaggacaatttatggtattttaaatgtttcatcattttaagatgctcactatatatatataatattccgCCCCATGTTCAATCACGTTGAAAATCTCTCCCCCTAATGGCTACTTGGTTTTGACTATTGCGGGGAAAACAGTGACAAAAAATTATAAGGTATTATTTTGGAAAAACTTAatataagtccaattttttttagCAAATATTCGAAATTGTTCAATTTGTTAAAATAAGTCCAATCCAagtttaggattattttattatcaataattatttatttattgataagatttcccataaaaattaatttcttcctaattatttctttaatttttataatcaacctatatcacagGTTAATTGTATTTACCCATCTATACGAAAGATTCATTTTTGTAATCAACATGTGTCACTGATTAATGTGTCTTgtttgtaggtatattatgtttttgtatcttttagttaggtttcatatcttGCTTATAGCAAGGTTCTAAAATATGTAGGTGCTAGTTTGACGGCGGGCTGTGGCCTAatgcctaggcggctaggtggACAAAATGGATttgaataaatttattatatatcataaatattaattaaaattacTATATAGAGTATATAAATATTatgtttttacttttaaaacaatatatatactGGAAGAAAGGATTTAAGTgcataataatataatatgatcttaaaaagaaaaagaataataaaacattaaatgaaaagatagaaaaataaaagtaatgATGGAtttaagagagaaaagaaatagagaaatataaaaattagtaaaaaaGTTAGTAGGAATCAGGAACCGTGTAATTAGAATAAAGATGGGGTTGGACATGTCTATATttgaagggagttttaacgaaaagttcgcggtactgttcactttaacgaaaacccatatttttacactaaaaagttaaaccttgtattattcactttaccctttattttgtccttatcgttgaaactaaaagttttcaagcccttttcattagttttcctatatttGAATTGACTACGACACGaattttttaagattcataagcTTCTAGATTCCGGTGGCTTCACAGATATCCGCCTAACCTCCGCCCAGCCCCGCCTAGACCTCCATAACTCCACCTAATCCTACCCAGCGACCGCTTAATATGTTGACCGAT is a window from the Malus domestica chromosome 16, GDT2T_hap1 genome containing:
- the LOC139193053 gene encoding long-chain-alcohol oxidase FAO1-like; amino-acid sequence: MDTVCERIGVTENCIEEGFQNQVLRKGCENLGFEVDIVPRNSSEKHYCGSCGYGCKKGEKKGTDSTWLVDAVDHGAVILTGCKAEKFVLETGKSESKRKKKCLEVMAKALSNIITKRLQIEAKVTVSACGALLTPHLMLSSGLKNKNIGRNLHLHPVLMAWGYFPDLNLEFKGKNYEDGIITSVHKVVSADSKAKAIIETPTLGLGTFSALCPWEFGEDIKNRMLKFSRTVHLISIIRDWGSRVVTKGGRVSYEFSTLNRENMKEGLR